From Tripterygium wilfordii isolate XIE 37 chromosome 13, ASM1340144v1, whole genome shotgun sequence, the proteins below share one genomic window:
- the LOC120013769 gene encoding probable calcium-binding protein CML25, translating to MGFGALFHRKKKGTNSTSSSNHESPNGSLSPTTREPRQKSHIDEIEVVFRKFDVNGDGKISSAELGSIMSSLGQSATEEELQKMIKEIDADGDGYIDFNEFVELNTKGIDNDEALENLKDAFAVYDIDGNGSITAEELHKVMSRLGDECSIAECRKMISGVDSDGDGMIDFEEFKVMMMMGARYDSLESQRLAVKE from the coding sequence atgGGCTTCGGCGCTCTCTTTCATCGCAAGAAGAAAGGGACCAACAGCACTTCCTCTTCCAATCACGAGAGTCCGAACGGATCGCTGTCCCCGACAACGAGAGAGCCCAGGCAGAAATCTCATATCGACGAGATAGAGGTTGTTTTCAGGAAATTTGACGTCAATGGTGACGGAAAGATCTCGTCAGCTGAGCTCGGATCCATTATGTCGAGCCTAGGGCAGTCGGCGACGGAGGAGGAGTTGCAGAAGATGATCAAGGAGATCGACGCAGACGGTGATGGCTATATTGACTTCAACGAGTTCGTGGAGCTAAACACCAAGGGAATCGACAACGACGAGGCCTTGGAGAACCTCAAGGATGCCTTCGCCGTCTACGACATCGACGGGAACGGTTCGATAACTGCGGAGGAGCTGCATAAGGTGATGAGCCGACTCGGAGATGAGTGCTCGATCGCTGAGTGCCGGAAGATGATCAGCGGCGTGGACAGCGACGGAGACGGCATGATCGATTTTGAAGAGTtcaaggtgatgatgatgatgggagcCAGATATGACTCGTTGGAGTCCCAGAGACTCGCTGTCAAAGAATGa
- the LOC120012483 gene encoding protein FAR-RED IMPAIRED RESPONSE 1-like, producing MTVLPMIGMLFDYMDDLCNFYKDFGQHNGFSVKRRSISKDSSGMYKYLVFTCGRSEKFYGHSKNSFCHLAFSKNECKARIVGLLSADGKWEITQFNNNHNHKLSPSQSRYFKCNRETNPCVKRQLEINDIARIRPNKSHNTCVIGVGGHENLPFLERDTRNLISKVRSMRLGEGDAVAADPYSRAVYKEFGDVVTFDTTYLTNK from the exons ATGACAGTTTTGCCGATGATCGGGATGTTATTTGATTATATGGATGACTTGTGCAATTTTTACAAGGATTTTGGTCAACACAATGGGTTCTCTGTTAAGAGGAGATCCATAAGTAAGGATAGTAGTGGGATGTACAAATATTTGGTATTTACATGTGGAAGGTCTGAAAAATTTTATGGTCATTCGAAGAATTCTTTTTGTCATCTTGCATTCTCTAAGAATGAATGTAAGGCTAGGATTGTTGGACTACTTTCTGCTGATGGTAAATGGGAGATAACTCAGTTTAACAATAATCACAATCACAAATTGAGTCCAAGCCAATCAAGATATTTTAAGTGCAATAGAGAAACTAACCCATGCGTGAAAAGGCAGCTGGAGATTAATGATATTGCAAGGATTAGGCCGAACAAGAGTCATAATACTTGTGTCATTGGAGTTGGTGGTCATGAAAATTTACCATTTCTTGAGAGAGATACTCGTAACCTTATTTCTAAAGTAAGGAGTATGCGTCTTGGTGAAGGTGATGCTGTTGCA GCCGATCCATATAGCAGGGCAGTATACAAAGAATTTGGTGATGTTGTGACGTTTGATACGACATATCTCACCAACAAGTGA